TGGAGATGGTCTTTTTGTGGAAAAATTACCCATCCCAATTACTCTTTTTACGAGTTTTGTAAGGATCCGGTGTATTTTCTCTAGTAATGTAATTGGTtggtaattttttcttttttagggCGCATTATCGCCTTTGTAaatgggttggagaacccttagttctcctattaatgaattcttgctttctaaaaaaaaccttttaatagTAGTTCCACCTAATGTTACTGATATTACATTTTAAATGAAAAGCGTGAACTTATATGAAACATAAATTCTTGAGGCATAATGTCTAATTACCTTTTTCATATTGATGAAATGACTTGAAATTCttcttacaaaataaaaataaaaaaacatcacAGTTCCACTGCTCCTCACAGTCAATTAACACATAGTCCTTCAAGAAACAAAGTGCTAAAGGTATTCATTACATGTTTATTTAAAACAAGACCAATTTCAACTTCACCATCACCATCACCGCTATCTCCAAAACCAATTGATAAATCTTTATCTATGGACACTAACTCCACCTTTTCTGGCCTTCCATAACCAAAATTATTCTTATAAGCACCTAGTTTATTAGACCCAGCAACACCAAAAGTTTCATATCCTTCATTATTTAAAGTTCTATATTtatcaaacaaatcaaaaataCTTTCTTCAAAAATTCCCTTTTTATTTATCATCTTTATTTTCTCATAAATACACTTCGCAACTACAAAGACACCATCTTCGTTTATGAAATCAATTGGTTGTGTATTAATGAAACTAGCCAATACACAGTTACCAAAATAGTTATTTGGTAATGGAGTTTCCAACCTTGCTCTACAATCTATTGCAAAAGCAAAAGCAAACTTTTCTTTCTCTTGTTCAACTTCATGAATAGATTTTGCTATACAAACAAGTGAATGAGCACAAGTGAGAGTAAATGATGATAAAGTTTGTGGCTTTGATTCATTTGGATTGAATATTTCCCATTTGGATAGCACATCTTGCTTGATTTTATCCAAATCTGCACGTGTGAGCTTGAACGTAGCACGAAGAGAGTCTTCGAGTTTTGGTTCATAAGGAAAAATCTTTAGGCTTCTTTCATTTCCTTTTTCACTTGGGAATATCTTGGATAAGATCTTGATTAAGTTATTTTCATTTGTGCCTATGATGATATCTGTGTTGAATAAAGGCTCTAACTCTGGCAACAAAGTTGGTGTTTCAAGTCCAATTATTTTGTTGCATAGATAAGCCCAAGCTTTAATGAACATGGATAAAGATTTTCCGTCAAAAACACCATGGTGTGCAGTGATTCCTATGCTGAAACCACAATTTGGGAAAAAAGTGATCTGGAGTGAAATGATAGACGCAAACTGATAGGAAGATAATCCTACCAAGTCTATAGAACTAGGGTTTTAACAATAAAGAAGAAAGACATTAAAAATAAGCTAAAAAGtagagataaaaataactttgatttctttgattcctTCTCACTTTCTCAATAAGAGTACATATATAGTGATAACAATAGTGGGTAGTAAAATAAAGGCCCAATAACTAAAAGACCAACTAAATAATATCCAGGACAAGCCCAACTAACATAGActattttaaataacttaaagctcAATTTCATACTCTATCATTACCAACCCcttcaaaaacaaccttgtcctcaaggttgtacaACCCAATTGCTGAATCAAGTTTTCTTTTTCCTCTCCTGGATCCCACTGTTTAGACTGATTCCTAATAATAGCAAAATTCTCAGCACTAACAAGAACCCCACTTGGACCATCAGCACCACCAGGAACAGTAACAAACAATTTAGCATTTCTCAGTAGAGCCTCAACCTGCTGAAAAAAAAGGCTGAGCAAAGAAGATAGATAATCAGACTGCTTTTCAGGTGGGACATCTTCCATTCCAATCAATAACCCAATTGCCTCAAAAATGTGGCTACTATCTTCTGACCTTGATAGCTCTTCTGTTGTGTAATTCCTAGTAGTGAACCGAGCAACAATATCAGGTAGGCTATGCAAAATCACCGCAATGAAAGGCACCAACTTCACCTTCAGCAATTTCACAAGCCTTGGATACATTCCAATTATTGTAAGTGCCCAATCAAAGTATTCCGATGATATGGTAGAATGAAGAATGGTATCTCCATTGTTTTTTCTTAAAATTGAGTTATCATCTTTGTTCTGATGTCGACCAtgaagacaaaggaaagcatcTCTATTGCCGTGAACAGCAGCCAAGAAAAGAAGAGTTTCGCCTTCGAAATTTCGGTACGAAATGAGGGTAGGATCTCGTTTGGCAATGTTGTTGCAAATGTCTCCATTAGGATCAAGGAAATTGTCCCTTTCATTCTCTAAATCATACGAGTCGACGTAAATAGCTGTATTCGCCGGATTATGGATGGTGCTATATGGTTTATCATCAATCAACAAAGTATTAGAAGCAGAATAGGATGGATATTGATTCCACGCAAATTGTAATTCTTTCAGAAAAAGAGGCTTTTGAGCGTTCTCCATAGATTTATACTCACTCTTTTTACAGTGATTTTGATCCCAAACAAATAGCAGCTTATCTACTAAATCTTCTCCTATAGCACATGCTGAAGCACCAACCACATTCTTCTTCACAGTCCAAACAGCACTAGGTGCAACAGATTTGTAAGGATGCTCAGCACAATTTAAATTCTCTAGTTGAAAACATACAGTACCCAAAGTGTTAAAACCCTTCTTGGAGCATGCCAAAACCAATGGATGTAAAAAAGTAAATGGGCAGAACAAgtcattagcttcttgattggaATCTTCATAAGCAGACTCATATTCATGGAGAGTACCAAATGCCTTTTTTAAATTCCCCAAAGATGCAAGGTCATATATCTTTCCAAGATAAGATTCTGGATCTGGTACCTTCTGTTTATACAATGCGCGGTCCAAAACAACTTGTGTTGCTCCTAGCAGCTCATAATTATAGGTTCGACCCGCGGTCAACAAAGCTGACACAACTAAACCTTCATCTACAGAATGCAACACAGGAGGTCTTGCACTTTCACCCTTAACAATCCATCGGGCAATAAACTCCCGGCCATAATAGGATAACTTGCTATTCTTCTCTCGAATTGCAACTTCAACTAAGTTATCATCACTTTGAGTAACCATTACTGTTCCTCCTTGCCCAAATATATGTTTCCTGCTGAAATTGCTTGTGAAACTCCTTAAAACCAGTATTGAATTGGCCATTTGAATATCTCCCATCTCACTGGTGGGTACAAAGTGACCTTCATAGACCTGCCGCCACTGTGAAATAACTAGTTGAAACATTGACTCATGCAATGATGCCTCAAGTGGGCTACATATTTTAGCACTGGAATCTGAAGCTTCgacatcattatcattatcttttgaaaacaTTGCAAAGATAACCTCATTTGCAGTGTCCCGCACAACTTTATTTAGTGCATCACCCTTCAAAGGATCCGACTGTCCCTTGTAGTGCAATAATTGACGAATTGCGATTGCTGCAGAATCAAATTTCACAATATCGGTTTTGTTGTTAGTCGTAGAACCGGTAGGGTCGTGCAACTCCAATGAGATTGAGTGTGGATTATCATTTGTTTCCACGCCACAATTCTGAACCTCAAGATATTCCTCGCCTTCTTCTATTTCTGTTTGTGCATTGATCTGACCTGGGGGTTCAAAACTTGATTCTACTGCCGGTGAAGGTGTAAATTCTTGAGAAGTCAAAGGGACTTTTGGTGATAATGTTGCAGAAAAATCACAATGTATAGATTCTGTCCCGGCGCTATTATATGAGCCTGCTGAGGCATGCAACTCAACTGGAGGTTCAGGAGGTCGTGGAAGTTTCGCTATGGTATTCAAAGTGAAACCTTGCTGCATCACGTTGTCACTAAAACTCTCATGATCAATTGAACAAGCAGTAGAGTATCCATCACAATCTACTCTAATTTGAAGACCTTGTCCATCCACAATCCTTTCCTCGTCATTCTCAGCTTCAATAGAAACAATGGAACCAGTATCTTCCAACGCAAGCTCATCAGAAACATAGAGAGGTATTTTATCAAACACCTCATATGCATTATGTTCTAAAACATCATTAAACAACAATACCTCCGCGTCGGTCTCATGCGAGTGGAAAACAGGTGTTGTTGTTGCAGTCGTAGATGATGTTCCTCCAAACGGTGTCGTGTAAGACGCCAATCCAAATGGAGTCGAAGAAGTCGAGGACGACGACGGTGCCTTAAACAGTGTTGAAGAAGCCGAGGTAGGTGCTCCAGATGGCAAAGAATCCGTTGACGATGCTCCAAACGATGAAGATCGGAACATAGAGGAAGTCGCGGTGAAAGAAGACGACCCTGTTGAAAACGTGAAAGCGAGCTCTCTGGAGTGGATATTGAGGGGTGAGAGGTTCTTTAgtttatgttgtttttgtttcgTTTTCTTAAAAGAGAAGTGAGACTTTTTCAGATCCAGAGGTACTGTGCATTGGAATgggttttgagattttttttgagATCTTTTCTTAAAACAAGGATGAGACACTTGTAAATGcttctcaaaatattttttaaatgtgtGATAGGTTTTTGTTGGTTGCAGTGGTTGATGattgtcgcgggtcaaaaaatcatcgccacgaaattataacaaacagagtcgccaccaaattttatttattccaatgggaatgggaaaattttgataaaacccacaaatgaaatgaaatggacaaagatggctttcgcaaccaaatttgggttcgggagtcggttaagtaaggggaaggtattagcaccccttacctccatcgtactcgatgggacccatttagttattcttgtgatcgaTTGTTAGCTCATTATTTACTTGCGTTCTAATTATTATATGGACAAGAAAGAAACAGGACttgggttttttattattatgctcgccaagacatttgagtcttgtgcctacgtattcccttgtgcaatgggaaagtcagagcgttcgtagttcggggctacgaaattatattttttatttagtgtgcTCGCTAAGACGTTTGAGTCttatgcctacatatcttcaatggaagaatcagagcgaatgtAGTTCGGAACTACGGATTTGTTGGTGGATTTTaatgggtctaatcgcacttgggcgggaAGACGAGTTCTTGAATGAAGTTCACACTTTGGCGAGATTTGCGCTTGGGCAAAGAAAAGATGAGTTTGAAATAAGTGTTTTATGAAAAGGTGGAATTCAAGTAcgtaaacaatggcttaacggccatcgcctaaaatacttgaaagagcatttGCTAAATTGAGCTTGACGAAGTTTTTAATGggatacaagcattcaaacaaaggcttaacggccatcgcctaaatgcttgaaagagctgtaacaccccaattctacccgataattatacggaaaatcagagtataaaattcaagaaaacatacaattgagatgtcacatattcgtcattcaaaaacatttacggcttaatttccttcacatagatacatagcacagaaaTTTAAAACGACAATTAAATCATTACTCAAATTCATTTTGTTCAAATTAAAtgtttaactcgcagcggaatcatcaaacttcataaatattcaaatcaagtcgtagcatctttgcacggtaactttaagttacaatttaaaccaaaaccacataaaaattcagcaaaagaaataataattaaaacaatcgttttatccccccgagtgctacgtatcagagcgaccaccgactcaactcacaacgtctaaatcttcatcaaagctatcacctgcacgttatcagtataaaggtaacggcgaaacaaaagaaaggggtgagatatcaaagaatataaacagggtgatgataaacagtatattcaggTTCAAACTATAATAATTATCGCTTTGCGGTATAATCGTTACCGTCTAGTTTACTTCGCTGTTTCAATCAACAACACAAGTCACAATATCTAACATAAGATCATATTCAAAGTTCACAACAAGTCACAAAAATTCACGCATCCAAAAACACATAacatcataatcacacaaatgaaatgtgactctaacaaatgcacatgcatgtggtacccagggcttcagccctcatcgccaattgccagataatagaggcatcaaaacaggcataagccttcgtcgctgtttgccaatctaggccgtcgctaaaacatgcaaatcatgagacactgatgaaatgcaatAAATCACAAACATCGCAAAACAACgtcgcgaggcatacgcctatatcacaaatgtTACCGATCATTAGGGTAACTCAACGTcgctttattttctgcatttcgCAGTAATCATAAAATCATAACATCGCATCGTCACTGGCCATGGGCCTATAACTTAATGTCACCACATCACCACAAATCCACAGCAACATAAATCAATACAATTATTTCACGGCAGTTCACAAAAATAGCGGCATCACAATATCGCAATACATTATCGCAACAAATCATCGACAACAAATAGACACAATTAAGCTAGCGGCAGCTCATATATTTTCAGCAAGTGTTCAAAAGTACTCTACTCACAACTCTTACCTATAAGGATAACTCTTATGAACCTAATTGGCTAATGGTCTgactcaaataataataaaacaactctaaatAATCAAAAACCTTCAATTTTAAATTTACAATTCATCAGGTTTAACTCTAAACATCTCGAAAGCAACTCTGACAACCCTATTGACAActcaaataaaattgaaaatcacTTAAGTTAGCCAAATAATTCCAATATTATCTCTTACTcaaaattcctaaaaatattattattattattattattattattattattattattattattattattattattattattattattaaacaagTAATTTAATTTTATGCTCCAATACCTATGGTTTCTAAACATATAAGCctaatatatgttttattttataaacattATCATGCTACAGTACCCATTCAAATTTTTATACACAAATATATGATGTAACGTCTTGTTATACCAACCACAAATATATGCCGTTATAATGTGTGTATATATATCTTCGACCGATGCATATGTACAGCAATATATAATTCATAACAAAGTCATATATTATATCAATATATAATATGACTACTAATTTCTTTTCCAATACATGTAGCCTCATAATACAAAACGGGAATATACAGGGACGCCCACCACTTGCTCCTAGGCGCCCGCCCCACCTTCAGAAGCCTCCCGtcatcaaattttctttttcttgatcTTATTCCTCTACACTCAATTTTTACCCAGAATTCGTTCAAGGTTTTCCAagatgttgtgaaaaacgataccaataacaaagtataatagggaattataggggagaagaagaacacaataattggttataaccgttattcttttactttctcttaaaacaagattacaagtttacaagaataacaaataacctctctcaccttaaattaggatttgcagcttagcaatgatgagagactagtatgctatttataataaaacctaacatactaactaatgggctttttcagcaaggcccattacacaagccaacttaataaacaagctaacttaacaaattagggtttaaacactaaaacctaatttaacatgctaacaaccctagcatcttcgacatctgcatgctagacccatcttcgactacagcatacacacttcgacaccagcatgtgaacaatccttcgacttcatgcttaactctgtcgaactgtcgaaccaagaagctacccttcgacaatactagagttcgatccaatatctcacacaagAATTATCATCCTTCATTACAGGTTCATCGATTAATTTATCCGAACAAATTTCATCACACAAAATCACGGACaatacaattaattaaatatatttaacataGTTGTAACAACTCACATTTCAATTTTTCCAGAAAATTCAATACAGCAAACTCACAATTACACAAACGCATAGATAAAAATTATAGTCCCAAAACCCCACATACGGTTCATCATATCCCCATTTATaaagcaagaaccccacccttaccttgtattcggagtccgctctACAACTTTCGGTCGAATTCTAATTTTCGGCTTCGCGTAATCCTTCCGGTTTCTCCTTCCCGACACAACTCTCGTATCTCTTTTCCAACCACCGAGCTTCCAAACCCTTGTTTAGTTTCTCTACGTACAGCAACAAAacctatttctttttttcttttattccacttaacttataataataatattattattattattaatccatTGGGCCTAATACTCATACCTTCTTATTTCTATTTCACCCACCACCGACAAACCCAACTACATTAATTAAATAATGTCCAATGATAATAATATtacttctaatattatttctctgatTAAACCGACTACATACTCGACTATCACTTCCACTGTACCCAAGCAACATATCCCTCCAATTTATTTTCTTAGAAAAATACCGGTAAATCCAACTTCGACTAAATTCCGATaaataaatccttaataatttaattaaataaataattaaattcggggcgttacaactctcccccacttagaatattttcgtcctcgaaaatccatgAAACACAACCCCTCTCGACGTCACATCCCGCTTCAGCTGCGTCACTCTGATCACCTATCTTAATTCACCGTCCTCATCAAAGTTCCCATCAACTTATACGGTTCGCAAGCTTCAACCAAGTTTTAGACTTTCTTTAGGATCCATCACTTTGAACATCATTAAGATAGCAAGATACGtacataacatccaatacaattccgtctattattaacaagagattaaggatgatcaagtcctcaatttgtcaatagatatccgacaatcataatggagtataaccatcattactAACTACAACAGTGTTTCTTTAAACTTATACTTACTAAAAGTACCATACTTCAACAATTTCCAAAATCATCCGAACACGCTAACACCAACGTCTTGCAGCTACATACTACTACACATCCTGtgataatataaaaaatcaaaattcctTTATACTTTCATCAacacttcttatccttgagatcctATTCTTCGCATTCTCAACTACTTCAATAACTCTTATAATTACTTACTAATAATCCAAAACATGATCTACAACAATTCGTCACTTACTCATTGTTCCTTCGTCAACAGCTTACACAGTAGCTACTCGAATAACAATTTCATAGTCTATTAACAACACTGAATATTATAGCTTCCTAAAatccatcttataacaattatTCTTTTTCCAAGACACTCCAACTTGTTCGACAACCAAAATCCTAAATCCATGATACCTTCGAATtcaggaaacaacaaagcttcaaCATCACTTGCACTGTCGCCAACAACAGTTCACCAACATCCTACAATTGAATATATCCGAGAAGCACCGCTTCTCcaccacttagcttcaaacccacACCTGCAACAACCAACTAGgaaacaacaagtaccgacagtgtttcacgcACTTGTCGCGcacagaggaataaacaacattagacaacactggccggacagatcgacctgctctgataccactaatgtaacaccccaattctacccgataattatacggaaaatcagagtataaaattcaagaaaacatacaattgagatgtcacatattcgtcattcaaaaacatttacggcttaatttccttcacatagatacatagcacagaaaTTTAAAACGACAATTAAATCATTACTCAAATTCATTTTGTTCAAATTAAAtgtttaactcgcagcggaatcatcaaacttcataaatattcaaatcaagtcgtagcatctttgcacggtaactttaagttacaatttaaaccaaaaccacataaaaattcagcaaaagaaataataattaaaacaatcgttttatccccccgagtgctacgtatcagagcgaccaccgactcaactcacaacgtctaaatcttcatcaaagctatcacctgcacgttatcagtataaaggtaacggcgaaacaaaagaaaggggtgagatatcaaagaatataaacagggtgatgataaacagtatattcaggTTCAAACTATAATAATTATCGCTTTGCGGTATAATCGTTACCGTCTAGTTTACTTCGCTGTTTCAATCAACAACACAAGTCACAATATCTAACATAAGATCATATTCAAAGTTCACAACAAGTCACAAAAATTCACGCATCCAAAAACACATAacatcataatcacacaaatgaaatgcgactctaacaaatgcacatgcatgtggtacccagggcttcagcccccatcgccaattgccagataatagaggcatcaaaacaggcataagccttcgtcgctgtttgccaatctaggtcgtcgctaaaacatgcaaatcatgagacactgatgaaatgcaatAAATCACAAACATCGCAAAACAACgtcgcgaggcatacgcctatatcacaaatgtTACCGATCATTAGGGTAACTCAACGTcgctttattttctgcatttcgCAGTAATCATAAAATCATAACATCGCATCGTCACTGGCCATGGGCCTATAACTTAATGTCACCACATCACCACAAATCCACAGCAACATAAATCAATACAATTATTTCACGGCAGTTCACAAAAATAGCGGCATCACAATATCGCAATACATTATCGCAACAAATCATCGACAACAAATAGACACAATTAAGCTAGCGGCAGCTCATATATTTTCAGCAAGTGTTCAAAAGTACTCTACTCACAACTCTTACCTATAAGGATAACTCTTATGAACCTAATTGGCTAATGGTCTgactcaaataataataaaacaactctaaatAATCAAAAACCTTCAATTTTAAATTTACAATTCATCAGGTTTAACTCTAAACATCTCGAAAGCAACTCTGACAACCCTATTGACAActcaaataaaattgaaaatcacTTAAGTTAGCCAAATAATTCCAATATTATCTCTTACTcaaaattcctaaaaatattattattattattattattattattattattattattattattattattaaacaagTAATTTAATTTTATGCTCCAATACCTATGGTTTCTAAACATATAAGCctaatatatgttttattttataaacattATCATGCTACAGTACCCATTCAAATTTTTATACACAAATATATGATGTAACGTCTTGTTATACCAACCACAAATATATGCCGTTATAATGTGTGTATATATATCTTCGACCGATGCATATGTACAGCAATATATAATTCATAACAAAGTCATATATTATATCAATATATAATATGACTACTAATTTCTTTTCCAATACATGTAGCCTCATAATACAAAACGGGAATATACAGGGACGCCCACCACATGCTCCTAGGCGCCCACCCCACCTTCAGAAGCCTCCCGtcatcaaattttctttttcttgatcTTATTCCTCTACACTCAATTTTTACCCAGAATTCGTTCAAGGTTTTCCAAGAATTATCATCCTTCATTACAGGTTCATCGATTAATTTATCCGAACAAATTTCATCACACAAAATCACGGACaatacaattaattaaatatatttaacataGTTGTAACAACTCACATTTCAATTTTTCCAGAAAATTCAATACAGCAAACTCACAATTACACAAACGCATAGATAAAAATTATAGTCCCAAAACCCCACATACGGTTCATCATATCCCCATTTATaaagcaagaaccccacccttaccttgtattcggagtccgctctACAACTTTCGGTCGAATTCTAATTTTCGGCTTCGCGTAATCCTTCCGGTTTCTCCTTCCCGACACAACTCTCGTATCTCTTTTCCAACCACCGAGCTTCCAAACCCTTGTTTAGTTTCTCTACGTACAGCAACAAAacctatttctttttttcttttattccacttaacttataataataatattattattattattattaatccatTGGGCCTAATACTCATACCTTCTTATTTCTATTTCACCCACCACCGACAAACCCAACTACATTAATTAAATAATGTCCAATGATAATAATATtacttctaatattatttctctgatTAAACCGACTACATACTCGACTATCACTTCCACTGTACCCAAGCAACATATCCCTCCAATTTATTTTCTTAGAAAAATACCGGTAAATCCAACTTCGACTAAATTCTGATaaataaatccttaataatttaattaaataaataattaaattcggggcgttacaagagcaacttgtacaagtacgtacaaacccctcttgggtggcgaaagagattgaaacgacttgagt
The Vicia villosa cultivar HV-30 ecotype Madison, WI linkage group LG6, Vvil1.0, whole genome shotgun sequence genome window above contains:
- the LOC131611225 gene encoding malonyl-CoA:anthocyanidin 5-O-glucoside-6''-O-malonyltransferase-like; its protein translation is MASNKNNIKIHEHIKVVPPSSSTQTTTTTPLTFFDIIWLRFHPAERIYFYTLHDPHSHPSFFFQEIVPNLKSSLSLTLQHFLPLAGKIVWPSDSSKPFIQFDPSDDDIGVSLHIVESDADFNHVIGNSPHEASLSRSFIPHLESSDSFFASIISLQITFFPNCGFSIGITAHHGVFDGKSLSMFIKAWAYLCNKIIGLETPTLLPELEPLFNTDIIIGTNENNLIKILSKIFPSEKGNERSLKIFPYEPKLEDSLRATFKLTRADLDKIKQDVLSKWEIFNPNESKPQTLSSFTLTCAHSLVCIAKSIHEVEQEKEKFAFAFAIDCRARLETPLPNNYFGNCVLASFINTQPIDFINEDGVFVVAKCIYEKIKMINKKGIFEESIFDLFDKYRTLNNEGYETFGVAGSNKLGAYKNNFGYGRPEKVELVSIDKDLSIGFGDSGDGDGEVEIGLVLNKHVMNTFSTLFLEGLCVN